The following are encoded in a window of Poecile atricapillus isolate bPoeAtr1 chromosome 3, bPoeAtr1.hap1, whole genome shotgun sequence genomic DNA:
- the LOC131576949 gene encoding prolyl-tRNA synthetase associated domain-containing protein 1-like, translating to MAAELREALQQRLRELGIATVTAEHPQVFTVEEMMPHVQHMKGGHSKNLFLKDKKKKGFWLVTVLHNRQVNLNDLAKKLGVGSGNLRFADENAMLEKLKVGQGCATPLALFCDQGDVRLVLDAALLQGGHEMVYFHPMTNSATMGLSPDDFLKFVKSTGHDPIIVHFDEDVK from the exons ATGGCGGCCGAGCTGCGGGAGGCGCTGCAGCAGCGGCTGCGGGAGCTGGGCATCGCCACCGTCACCGCCGAGCACCCGCAG GTGTTCACTGTCGAAGAAATGATGCCGCACGTCCAACACATGAAAGGAGGTCATAGTAAAAACCTGTTTCTTaaagacaaaaagaagaaagggtTCTGGCTGGTGACGGTCCTGCACAACAGGCAGGTCAATTTAAACGATCTGGCTAAAAAACTGGGTGTTGGAAGTGGAAACCTAAGATTTGCTGATGAAAATGCCATGCTGGAAAAGCTGAAAGtgggccagggctgtgccacgCCGCTCGCCCTCTTCTGTGACCAGGGAGATGTGAGGCTGGTGCTGGATGCTGCCTTGCTCCAAGGGGGCCACGAAATGGTGTATTTTCATCCAATGACAAATTCTGCAACCATGGGCTTAAGCCCCGACGACTTCCTGAAGTTTGTGAAGTCGACAGGCCATGATCCCATCATCGTACACTTTGATGAAGACGTTAAGTAG